The genomic DNA CCCTCCTGGAATATCTCCTTTAAAACTATACCCTTAATGTCGAAGAAAACAATCAATATGACCCTAATTTGGACTTTCTGttgtgctttcttcatccttggcaATGATGGTGTTTTCCAAGGCCTAAACTGCCATTTTGTCTAAGGATCATACTGGAAGATCTAGGTTTTGTCACATGGAAAAACTCCTTCTAAAAATATCAGATTTCAATTTTCTCCAAAATGTCTCGACaaattttcttgcatttttcttttttttatcacaagtCAGAAGTTTTGaaacaactttggcacacacttttgtcaatttaaagTGAATTAAAGACGTCCCCTATCGGAAACTTACATCAGTTATACGTGAATACCCAGCCTTTAATAAGTAACACTCAGTGTGGCTGTGAACCACATAGTTTTGTCCTCATATgcacagtctcattatttataGCCATACCTCATACTTCAAAATGGATGTTGTTTTATCGGCATTTACTGTAGCAGTATGTTTGAGTGAACTTTAGTTTCATTCTCTCGTGTAATGCAAACACCACTATGCTTTCCTGCATCTGTGGAAAAATGCTAACGATCCCACTGAATgatgtttaaattttttatttctataatcAAGCTTGCAAACGTGATTTTGTCTGGATTGCATTAATAATTAAATCATCAAAACTCTTAAAAAGTTTGCAAAGTGAATATTGCATGCAATTGTAGTTTTGTGAGCtgctaaaattttaaatcatagcTATGACACAGATACCTGTAATGGATATTGGGTATCATGCCAATACCATGCATAAGTATTCATACTCAAACTTTTGTTATGCTTGGTATTATTCTGATGCTGGTATAATCCAGATATCTTAAAGTTTTGTCCCCACATTTGCACTGTTTCTATATTTACGCTGGTCTGTATTTATACACACATCCTGCCGACCACTTTAGAACAGCGCTGACAGATTTGCTTTCAATACGGAAAGCAGCTAAGCCTAAACCCATTGTGGTCTGAGAAACTGTGAACCAATGAGCACATTTAGGTTGAATATGTtctaaaaataaaccaaacataGAGAAACACAAATCTGCAGCTACATGAAAAACAAGATATCCAaaattttggcccttttttttttttttctaagaagcAGACATTGGAAGCTGACCTGAATTATGCTTCACTGGATCTGAAGCTGGCAAAGAAGCACAAGAAGAGGCCTCGGCATAAGCATCAGGCACGCCACAGCCTTCAGGACCAGCTGACAGTCCACCCTGTGAATGCTTTTCTGGAGGTGGAGGCGGACATGGAGGCTCACCTTCCATCCAGAGACACCAGCACCATGGTGTCACACAGCAGCATCTACCTGAACAGTCAGCAAATAGCACAGGAAGCAGAGGAGATGGAGCGAGAGAGGGGAGGTGAAGTATGGGAGGGTATAAGAGGTGAGGAAGATCGGTTGAATACAGTGTGgaaaggagggggagagggtGAGGAAAGAATGAATTTTAGTAATGGGGATGTTTGTGCAGTACTTTCAGAGGCAGAGCAAAGTTGCACAAATCATCTTGTTAGCACTTTTAACCATGATGATGGCCTAGAAGATTAGCTAGAGGTGAAAAA from Cheilinus undulatus linkage group 12, ASM1832078v1, whole genome shotgun sequence includes the following:
- the LOC121519130 gene encoding uncharacterized protein LOC121519130 isoform X1, which encodes MGDCFHELVGLVLLLLALLISLCLNVFFCIRHRATLCKDKDECCYPNIYEPESLSHSEGQYFHNINHHEQQENSGNHQEQQENPIYGNIINDRRGSQEVCYEMMTMQHTRDRTQKQTLEADLNYASLDLKLAKKHKKRPRHKHQARHSLQDQLTVHPVNAFLEVEADMEAHLPSRDTSTMVSHSSIYLNSQQIAQEAEEMERERGGEVWEGIRGEEDRLNTVWKGGGEGEERMNFSNGDVCAVLSEAEQSCTNHLVSTFNHDDGLED
- the LOC121519130 gene encoding uncharacterized protein LOC121519130 isoform X2, with translation MGDCFHELVGLVLLLLALLISLCLNVFFCIRHRATLCKDKDECCYPNIYEPESLSHSEGQYFHNINHHEQQENSGNHQEQQENPIYGNIINDRRGSQEVCYEMMTMQHTRDRTQQTLEADLNYASLDLKLAKKHKKRPRHKHQARHSLQDQLTVHPVNAFLEVEADMEAHLPSRDTSTMVSHSSIYLNSQQIAQEAEEMERERGGEVWEGIRGEEDRLNTVWKGGGEGEERMNFSNGDVCAVLSEAEQSCTNHLVSTFNHDDGLED